A stretch of Prunus dulcis chromosome 6, ALMONDv2, whole genome shotgun sequence DNA encodes these proteins:
- the LOC117631694 gene encoding F-box protein At2g26160-like gives MGRSRNRRRKQQKLVNLDWTELPRGILEIIFERLTVTDCISVSDVCKAWRHVVAQELAGWQSRGVPWLMMSGKDREVRTCISILQKQHWDIVLPEAYGRYCWGSYQDWLILVKHIGCFYLEISLLNPFSRNKTDLPKTWNFYHKIVLSGLPILDNYVCMLVHSQCRELSFWVPGAESWFKHKLDGDPFEDAVFCDGSFYLISNDYNIWQIKSANIFASIRTYDAYEVKIDCHEVIMSEEQENSGVLKYLVESCGELLLVCRLYNTKAEAILETHDFKVYSLDFSLMSWKRVHDLGDKILFLGKCCSRSVSSTELGVAMRNRIYFSNDHAAPWWNEWDSDHLYGISARLNLNNAGRKDWGVFSLGNGTHEDFCFRGNRDRWGPIWLTCPQWWCCRKLALNRYSN, from the coding sequence GAAGAAGGAAGCAGCAGAAGCTTGTTAATCTGGATTGGACAGAGCTGCCTCGTGGTATCCTTGAGATCATCTTTGAGCGACTGACTGTGACTGATTGTATATCTGTTAGTGATGTTTGCAAAGCCTGGAGACATGTTGTTGCACAAGAACTTGCTGGTTGGCAAAGCCGTGGTGTGCCATGGCTCATGATGTCTGGCAAAGATAGAGAGGTAAGAACTTGTATTAGCATACTACAAAAACAACATTGGGACATTGTGCTTCCCGAGGCTTATGGAAGATATTGTTGGGGATCATATCAAGATTGGTTGATTCTAGTAAAACATATTGGTTGTTTCTATCTTGAGATTAGCTTGTTGAATCCATTCTCTAGGAACAAAACTGATCTTCCCAAAACATGGAACTTTTATCATAAGATTGTTCTCTCAGGGCTTCCCATCCTTGACAACTATGTCTGCATGCTTGTTCATAGTCAATGTCGGGAGCTTTCTTTTTGGGTCCCAGGAGCTGAATCATGGTTTAAACATAAACTGGATGGTGATCCATTTGAGGATGCTGTCTTCTGTGATGGAAGTTTCTATCTTATAAGCAATGATTATAACATTTGGCAGATTAAGTCTGCTAATATCTTTGCTAGCATTAGAACATATGATGCTTATGAGGTAAAAATAGATTGTCATGAAGTAATAATGTCAGAGGAGCAGGAAAATAGTGGTGTGTTGAAGTATCTTGTGGAATCTTGTGGGgagcttcttcttgtttgtaGGCTTTATAACACCAAAGCAGAGGCTATTCTTGAAACACATGACTTCAAAGTATATTCATTGGATTTTAGCCTGATGTCCTGGAAGAGGGTACATGATTTGGGGGATAAAATCTTATTTCTAGGCAAGTGTTGTTCGCGGTCTGTTTCTTCGACAGAACTTGGTGTTGCGATGAGGAATCGTATCTATTTCTCTAATGATCATGCTGCTCCATGGTGGAACGAATGGGATTCTGATCATCTTTATGGAATTTCAGCTAGGCTTAATCTGAACAATGCTGGAAGAAAGGATTGGGGCGTGTTCAGCCTTGGCAATGGAACTCATGAGGATTTTTGCTTTCGTGGCAATCGAGACAGATGGGGACCGATTTGGTTAACTTGCCCCCAATGGTGGTGCTGTAGGAAATTGGCCCTTAACCGATATAGTAACTAG